The following proteins are encoded in a genomic region of Blastopirellula marina:
- the pstB gene encoding phosphate ABC transporter ATP-binding protein PstB — translation MSQSHPGSSEVSRLELIAQGQDFAPVVHDSVYQEEKVLEIKNFNLWYGDKQALFNINMPIPRGQVTALVGPSGCGKSTLLRCVNRMNDLIDTVRIHGDIYLNDQSICDPGVDVIELRKRMGMVFQKPNPFPMSIFENVVYPLRIDGERSRSVLEGVCEHSLKGAAIWSEVKDRLHESGLSLSGGQQQRLCIARAIASEPEVLLLDEPCSALDPIATGKIEDLIRELRGEYSILIVTHNMQQASRISDYTAFMYLGRLVEYGPTVDMFTKPKLSETNAYVTGRFG, via the coding sequence ATGAGTCAATCGCATCCAGGTTCTTCCGAAGTAAGTCGACTCGAATTGATCGCCCAGGGGCAAGACTTCGCCCCGGTGGTGCATGATTCCGTGTACCAGGAAGAGAAGGTGCTGGAGATTAAGAACTTCAATCTGTGGTATGGCGACAAGCAGGCGTTATTCAATATCAATATGCCGATTCCGCGAGGTCAGGTGACTGCATTGGTTGGTCCATCGGGCTGTGGTAAGTCGACGCTGCTTCGCTGCGTGAACCGGATGAACGACTTGATCGATACGGTACGAATTCACGGTGACATCTACCTCAACGATCAATCAATTTGCGATCCCGGTGTCGATGTGATCGAACTCCGCAAGCGGATGGGTATGGTCTTTCAGAAACCGAACCCATTCCCAATGAGCATCTTTGAAAACGTAGTCTATCCGTTGCGAATCGATGGTGAACGTAGCCGTAGCGTGCTGGAAGGAGTTTGCGAGCATAGCCTGAAAGGGGCCGCGATTTGGAGCGAGGTGAAGGATCGCCTGCACGAAAGCGGGCTGAGCCTGTCTGGCGGTCAGCAACAACGCTTGTGTATCGCGCGAGCGATTGCCAGTGAGCCGGAAGTATTGTTGTTGGACGAACCCTGTTCGGCACTCGATCCGATTGCCACCGGCAAGATCGAAGATTTGATTCGCGAGTTGCGTGGCGAGTACTCAATTCTGATCGTGACGCACAACATGCAACAAGCTTCGCGTATCAGCGATTACACCGCGTTCATGTACTTAGGTCGACTGGTGGAGTATGGTCCGACGGTCGACATGTTCACAAAGCCCAAGCTTTCCGAAACCAATGCCTATGTCACTGGGCGTTTCGGCTAA